One Pontibacillus yanchengensis DNA window includes the following coding sequences:
- the lexA gene encoding transcriptional repressor LexA has product MTKLSKRQEAILDFIKDRVLEKGYPPSVREIGEAVGLASSSTVHGHLARLEKKGYIRRDPTKPRAIEVLELEEGTGTHIPKGEATYAPVIGKVTAGMPITAIENIEEYVPLPDTLAAADDEIFVLVVQGESMIEAGILDGDMVIVRKQQTAQNGDIVVAMTEDEEATVKRFFKESNYIRLQPENATMDPIIVQNISILGRVVGLYRHIH; this is encoded by the coding sequence ATGACAAAACTATCAAAAAGGCAGGAAGCAATACTAGATTTCATTAAAGACCGTGTTCTCGAAAAAGGTTATCCACCATCCGTAAGAGAAATTGGCGAAGCTGTTGGACTAGCTTCTAGTTCTACCGTCCATGGACATCTTGCTAGATTAGAGAAGAAAGGCTATATTAGACGCGATCCAACAAAACCAAGAGCAATTGAAGTCCTAGAATTGGAAGAAGGTACTGGGACGCATATCCCTAAAGGAGAGGCAACTTACGCTCCTGTCATCGGTAAAGTAACCGCTGGGATGCCAATTACAGCTATTGAAAATATTGAAGAATATGTACCTCTTCCTGACACACTTGCAGCAGCAGATGATGAAATCTTTGTTCTCGTTGTCCAAGGGGAAAGTATGATTGAAGCAGGAATCCTTGATGGAGATATGGTCATTGTTCGTAAACAGCAAACCGCCCAAAACGGGGACATTGTAGTTGCAATGACGGAGGATGAAGAAGCAACTGTAAAACGTTTCTTCAAAGAATCTAACTATATACGCTTACAACCAGAAAACGCTACAATGGATCCCATTATCGTTCAAAACATAAGTATATTAGGTCGAGTAGTTGGATTATATCGTCATATCCATTAA
- the glnA gene encoding type I glutamate--ammonia ligase — protein sequence MASKFTREQIWKKIEEENVKFIRLQFTDLLGTIKNVEIPVSQLDKALDNQMMFDGSSIEGFVRIEESDMLLHPDLDTFVVFPWTSEKGKVARFICDICNPDGTPFEGCPRYNLKRNLKKMEELGFSAFNLGTEPEFFLFKLDEKGEPSMELNDRGGYFDLAPTDLGENCRRDIVLELEEMGFEIEASHHEVAPGQHEIDFKYADAIKHCDDIQTFKLVVKTIARKHGLHATFMPKPLFGVNGSGMHVNMSLFKDGANAFFDEKGDQQLSQTAYQFIAGVVKHATNFTAVTNPTVNSYKRLVPGYEAPCYVAWSGQNRSPLIRIPASRGMSTRIEVRSVDPSANPYLAMAVLLSSGLDGVENKLQAPTPVDRNIYVMDKEERVKHGVQDLPATLADALELLKKDEKMVEALGEHLYEHFIESKEIEWDMFRTQVHPWEREQYLSTY from the coding sequence ATGGCTTCGAAATTTACGAGAGAACAAATTTGGAAAAAAATTGAAGAAGAAAACGTAAAATTTATCCGTCTACAATTCACAGATCTTCTTGGAACTATCAAAAATGTAGAAATTCCAGTTAGTCAATTAGACAAGGCATTAGATAATCAAATGATGTTTGACGGGTCTTCCATCGAAGGATTTGTTCGTATTGAAGAATCCGATATGCTACTACACCCAGACCTTGACACATTTGTAGTGTTCCCATGGACTTCTGAAAAAGGGAAAGTAGCTCGTTTTATTTGTGACATCTGCAATCCAGATGGTACACCATTTGAAGGGTGCCCACGTTATAACCTAAAACGTAATCTTAAGAAAATGGAAGAACTAGGATTCTCTGCGTTTAACTTAGGTACGGAGCCAGAATTCTTCCTATTTAAATTAGATGAAAAGGGAGAACCCTCTATGGAGCTTAATGACAGAGGTGGATATTTCGACCTTGCTCCAACAGATTTAGGTGAAAATTGTCGACGTGATATCGTATTGGAATTAGAAGAGATGGGTTTTGAAATTGAAGCTTCTCACCACGAAGTAGCACCAGGTCAGCACGAGATTGATTTCAAATATGCTGATGCCATTAAACACTGTGATGATATTCAAACATTTAAACTTGTTGTTAAAACAATTGCACGGAAGCATGGATTGCACGCAACATTTATGCCTAAACCATTATTTGGAGTAAACGGTTCTGGTATGCATGTGAATATGTCCCTATTCAAAGATGGTGCGAACGCATTCTTTGATGAAAAGGGTGATCAACAGTTAAGTCAAACAGCTTATCAATTTATCGCAGGTGTTGTGAAGCACGCAACGAATTTTACTGCTGTAACAAACCCTACAGTTAATTCATATAAACGTCTTGTTCCTGGTTACGAAGCACCTTGTTATGTTGCATGGTCCGGTCAAAACCGAAGTCCATTAATTCGTATTCCAGCTTCTCGTGGTATGAGTACTCGTATAGAAGTGCGTTCTGTGGATCCCTCAGCAAACCCATACTTAGCAATGGCAGTTCTACTTTCATCAGGTCTTGACGGCGTCGAGAACAAACTACAAGCCCCAACACCAGTTGATCGTAATATCTATGTTATGGATAAAGAAGAACGTGTGAAGCACGGCGTTCAAGATCTACCTGCTACATTAGCAGATGCACTTGAATTATTGAAAAAAGACGAGAAAATGGTGGAAGCTCTAGGCGAACACCTATATGAGCACTTCATCGAATCAAAAGAAATCGAATGGGATATGTTCCGTACGCAAGTCCATCCATGGGAGCGCGAACAGTATCTAAGCACATATTAA
- a CDS encoding MerR family transcriptional regulator: MKDEMRRTMPLFSIGIVKSLTELSARQIRYYEEHQLINPARTEGNRRLFSFNDVERLLEIKSLIEKGINLAGIKQVLTIQEPETPEVTYTEGDIQEAQGELSEKELRKMLKNELFQGNRFGKSSLRQGELSRFFH; encoded by the coding sequence ATGAAAGATGAAATGCGTAGAACAATGCCGCTATTTTCGATTGGAATTGTAAAATCGCTTACAGAACTGTCAGCCAGGCAAATTAGATATTACGAAGAGCATCAATTGATTAACCCAGCTAGAACGGAAGGTAACCGTCGTTTATTTTCATTTAATGATGTAGAACGCTTGCTTGAAATAAAATCTTTAATTGAAAAAGGCATTAACCTTGCTGGAATTAAGCAAGTCTTAACCATTCAGGAACCAGAAACGCCGGAAGTAACGTATACTGAAGGTGATATTCAAGAAGCTCAAGGAGAATTATCCGAAAAAGAATTGCGAAAAATGCTTAAGAACGAATTGTTCCAAGGCAACCGATTTGGCAAGTCTTCGTTGCGTCAGGGAGAATTATCACGATTCTTCCATTAA
- a CDS encoding aminotransferase class I/II-fold pyridoxal phosphate-dependent enzyme: MNTQKIDKIVHQTEQDVQAVQQQIDQLVEKNQKRVLEAFQTHQVSDGHFNPTTGYGYDDFGRDKLEEVYASIFGGEDALVRPQIVSGTHAITITLFGLLRPNDELLYITGRPYDTLEEIVGVRGHNNGSLKDFHIGYNHIDLINDGEVDFQGVQNAITGRTKVIGIQRSKGYADRPSFSIDEIEEMIRFVKEIDSSIIVFVDNCYGEFAEEKEPIHVGADIIAGSLIKNPGGGIVRTGGYIVGHSHLIEHCANRLTAPGLGKETGASLHSLQEMFQGIFLAPNVVGEAMKGAVFTSRFLEKLGYTTSPAYNDHRTDLIQSVTFHTSEEMIAFCQEIQHASPINSHVRPYPSEMPGYENDVIMAAGTFIQGASLELTADGPIRPPYMAFVQGGLTYAHVKIAIKAAVNKLLIRD, translated from the coding sequence ATGAACACACAAAAGATTGATAAAATTGTTCATCAAACTGAACAAGATGTTCAAGCTGTGCAACAACAAATTGACCAGCTTGTCGAGAAGAATCAAAAGCGCGTGCTTGAAGCTTTTCAAACCCATCAAGTAAGTGATGGGCATTTTAATCCGACTACTGGCTATGGCTATGATGATTTTGGAAGGGATAAGTTGGAAGAAGTCTATGCAAGTATATTCGGAGGCGAAGATGCTCTTGTTCGTCCACAAATTGTTTCAGGAACCCACGCCATTACGATTACATTATTCGGTTTATTAAGACCTAATGATGAATTACTTTATATAACAGGAAGACCTTATGATACTCTTGAAGAAATTGTGGGAGTTCGTGGTCATAACAATGGGTCGTTAAAGGATTTCCATATTGGCTATAATCATATTGATTTAATCAATGATGGAGAGGTGGATTTTCAAGGTGTACAGAATGCCATAACAGGTCGGACAAAGGTAATCGGTATTCAACGTTCAAAAGGGTATGCGGACAGGCCTTCCTTTTCAATCGACGAAATAGAAGAGATGATACGATTTGTAAAAGAGATAGACTCATCCATTATTGTATTTGTAGATAACTGTTATGGAGAATTTGCAGAAGAGAAAGAACCTATTCATGTCGGTGCAGATATTATTGCAGGTTCGCTTATTAAAAATCCAGGTGGAGGAATCGTTAGAACAGGTGGCTATATTGTAGGCCATTCCCATTTAATTGAACATTGCGCTAACCGTCTCACTGCTCCTGGATTAGGTAAGGAAACTGGAGCAAGTTTACATAGTTTACAAGAGATGTTCCAAGGTATATTTTTAGCTCCGAATGTTGTTGGAGAAGCGATGAAAGGAGCTGTGTTTACATCTAGATTTCTAGAGAAGCTTGGATATACTACTTCCCCTGCCTATAATGATCATCGTACTGATTTGATCCAATCTGTTACCTTCCATACATCTGAGGAAATGATTGCATTTTGTCAGGAAATCCAGCATGCCTCTCCTATCAACTCACACGTGAGACCTTATCCGAGTGAAATGCCAGGGTATGAAAATGATGTCATTATGGCAGCAGGTACCTTCATACAAGGGGCGAGTCTAGAACTTACAGCAGATGGACCTATAAGGCCACCGTATATGGCTTTCGTACAAGGTGGCTTAACATACGCACATGTCAAGATAGCCATTAAAGCTGCAGTAAACAAACTTTTGATAAGAGATTAA
- the hflX gene encoding GTPase HflX: MEQHERVLVAACHLPSQDEERFQSSLEELTSLTETAHGVVDKIVIQKRQKIHQAIYMGEGKIEEIKAYIDERGIELVIFNDELTPGQMNNLADHLEVRIIDRTQLILDIFAQRANTKEGKLQVELAQLQYMLPRIYGQGKNLSRLGGGIGTRGPGETKLETDRRHIQRRIDDIKRQIQQVATQRQQYRKRRKENKAYQIAIVGYTNAGKSTLFNRITNNQSFEENQLFATLDPLTRQVQLPSGFQALLSDTVGFIQDLPTTLIAAFRSTLEEVTEADFIVHVVDASHPDHIQHEETVQKHLKELNADHLPMLTVYNKKDLLRDSFIPVTLPAVTISAYDPIDIKRLFDKLEEGLLKEWVPFQTYVPATDGKLLYRLSKHAIVRERDFIEEDELYFVKGFIHPDHPLYHQIQKRH, encoded by the coding sequence ATGGAACAACATGAACGAGTTCTTGTAGCTGCTTGTCATCTCCCATCTCAAGATGAGGAGCGGTTTCAATCATCGTTAGAAGAACTTACATCATTAACAGAAACTGCACATGGTGTGGTTGATAAAATTGTCATTCAAAAGCGTCAAAAAATCCATCAAGCTATTTATATGGGTGAAGGTAAAATCGAAGAAATAAAAGCATACATAGATGAAAGAGGCATAGAACTAGTCATTTTTAATGATGAGTTAACACCGGGTCAGATGAACAATTTAGCAGATCACCTGGAAGTGCGTATCATTGATCGTACTCAGTTGATTCTAGATATATTTGCTCAACGTGCCAATACAAAAGAAGGTAAGCTTCAGGTGGAATTAGCCCAATTACAATATATGCTACCAAGAATCTACGGACAAGGTAAAAATTTATCAAGGTTAGGTGGCGGGATTGGAACAAGAGGCCCTGGTGAAACAAAGTTAGAAACAGATCGCCGTCATATTCAACGAAGAATAGATGACATCAAACGTCAAATCCAGCAAGTGGCTACCCAACGCCAACAATACAGAAAACGACGCAAAGAAAATAAAGCCTATCAAATTGCTATTGTAGGTTATACAAATGCGGGGAAATCTACCCTTTTCAATCGCATTACAAATAACCAATCTTTTGAAGAAAACCAATTATTCGCAACGCTTGACCCGTTAACTCGGCAAGTACAGTTACCAAGTGGATTCCAAGCACTATTGTCTGATACAGTAGGGTTTATTCAAGATTTACCAACAACCCTCATTGCAGCGTTCAGATCTACCCTTGAAGAAGTAACAGAGGCTGATTTTATTGTGCATGTGGTAGATGCATCTCATCCTGATCATATACAGCATGAGGAAACGGTACAAAAACACTTGAAAGAACTAAATGCTGATCATCTACCTATGCTTACAGTTTATAATAAAAAAGATCTTTTGCGGGATTCTTTCATTCCTGTTACGTTACCTGCTGTGACAATTAGCGCTTATGATCCAATTGATATCAAGCGGTTGTTTGACAAATTGGAAGAGGGTTTACTTAAAGAGTGGGTACCATTTCAAACGTACGTGCCTGCGACTGATGGCAAATTACTATACAGGTTAAGTAAACATGCAATTGTTAGAGAAAGAGATTTCATAGAAGAGGATGAACTTTACTTTGTTAAAGGGTTTATCCATCCGGACCATCCACTGTATCATCAAATACAAAAGAGACATTAA
- the spoVK gene encoding stage V sporulation protein K, with protein MDTQVTYKKNGQVNVMLQESRVPTTKPQGKASNSYLTNPFQTIDDEFDEFIGLDQLKGTIKEIYASIIVNQKRQEAGLKPSKQVLHMMFKGNPGTGKTTVARKLAKLFHEMDVLSKGHFIEAERADLVGEYIGHTAQKTRDLIKKAIGGVLFVDEAYSLARGGEKDFGKEAIDTMVKHMEDSHNDFILVLAGYPTEMDQFLRLNPGLQSRFPIILEFKDYTIEELLTIARKMVSEREYVLAKDAEWKLKDHLIRKQQIKGHSFSNGRYIRNIIEQSIRKHAMRVMKQNRYSHHELVTLTSKDITFETII; from the coding sequence GTGGATACACAAGTAACGTATAAAAAGAACGGGCAAGTCAATGTAATGCTTCAAGAGAGCCGAGTGCCCACGACTAAACCACAAGGGAAGGCCTCGAACTCATACTTAACAAACCCTTTTCAAACAATTGACGATGAATTTGATGAATTTATTGGTTTAGATCAATTAAAGGGTACCATCAAGGAAATATATGCTAGCATTATTGTTAACCAAAAACGTCAGGAAGCTGGCTTGAAACCGTCTAAGCAAGTATTGCATATGATGTTTAAAGGCAACCCAGGTACAGGGAAAACTACTGTTGCTAGAAAGCTAGCAAAGCTGTTTCATGAAATGGATGTATTGTCTAAAGGGCATTTCATTGAAGCGGAGCGAGCTGATTTAGTTGGGGAATACATCGGACATACAGCTCAAAAAACAAGAGACTTAATCAAAAAGGCTATCGGTGGTGTATTGTTTGTAGATGAAGCCTATTCGCTAGCACGAGGAGGAGAAAAGGATTTTGGTAAGGAAGCTATCGATACAATGGTGAAGCATATGGAAGATTCTCATAATGATTTCATTTTAGTGCTTGCTGGGTATCCTACCGAGATGGATCAATTTCTTCGCCTGAATCCAGGATTACAATCTCGCTTTCCAATTATATTAGAATTTAAGGACTATACGATTGAAGAATTGCTAACTATTGCTCGAAAAATGGTTTCAGAAAGAGAGTACGTTCTAGCTAAAGATGCTGAGTGGAAACTGAAAGACCATTTAATTCGTAAACAGCAAATAAAGGGGCATAGTTTTTCAAATGGTCGCTATATCCGAAACATCATTGAACAATCTATTCGAAAGCATGCGATGAGAGTCATGAAACAGAATCGATATTCGCATCATGAACTTGTTACTCTAACAAGTAAGGATATTACGTTTGAAACAATTATATAG
- the hfq gene encoding RNA chaperone Hfq, whose protein sequence is MAQSVNIQDQFLNQIRKDHVQVTIFLTNGFQLRGVVKAFDNFTVLLESDGKQQLIFKHAISTFAPMKTVTLDKE, encoded by the coding sequence ATGGCGCAATCAGTAAATATTCAAGATCAGTTTCTCAATCAAATTCGGAAGGATCACGTACAAGTGACCATCTTCTTAACCAACGGATTTCAGCTTCGCGGAGTCGTGAAAGCTTTCGATAATTTCACCGTATTACTAGAATCGGATGGAAAGCAACAATTAATCTTTAAGCACGCCATTTCAACATTTGCTCCAATGAAAACTGTGACATTGGACAAGGAATAA
- the miaA gene encoding tRNA (adenosine(37)-N6)-dimethylallyltransferase MiaA, with the protein MKQPVVAVVGPTGVGKTKVSVEIAKRFNGEIISGDSMQIYKGMDIGTAKVTEEEKQGIPHYMLDIKDPSEPFSVAEFQQLVQGYIDKIAAKGKLPVIVGGTGLYIQSVLYNFQFSEQQRDQQFVTMLERQIEEEGIAPLYEKLKKVDPVQADKVHPNNKRRVIRALEVYEKTGLTMTEYQQQQKQESPYHPVLIGLNMDREELYNRINRRVDDMIQEGLVDEVNSLYSQGLESAQSMQAIGYKEFLPYINGAITLNEAIENLKLHSRRYAKRQLTYFRNKLDVNWYIISEENVYKKFEEILEELAGKLP; encoded by the coding sequence ATGAAGCAACCTGTTGTCGCCGTAGTTGGACCTACTGGAGTAGGTAAAACGAAAGTAAGTGTTGAAATAGCAAAACGCTTTAACGGTGAAATCATTAGTGGTGATTCCATGCAAATCTATAAAGGGATGGACATAGGAACAGCGAAGGTTACAGAAGAAGAGAAGCAAGGGATTCCGCACTATATGCTTGATATCAAAGATCCATCTGAGCCATTCTCTGTTGCTGAATTCCAACAACTCGTACAAGGGTATATTGATAAAATAGCTGCAAAAGGTAAACTACCAGTTATAGTTGGAGGCACAGGCTTGTACATCCAATCCGTCCTTTACAACTTTCAATTTTCCGAACAACAAAGAGATCAACAGTTCGTCACCATGCTAGAGAGGCAAATTGAGGAAGAAGGGATAGCACCACTTTATGAGAAGTTAAAAAAAGTGGACCCTGTACAAGCTGACAAAGTACACCCTAATAATAAACGACGGGTAATCCGTGCGTTAGAAGTCTATGAAAAAACAGGCCTTACGATGACAGAATATCAGCAGCAACAGAAGCAAGAATCTCCATACCACCCTGTTCTAATAGGCTTAAATATGGATCGTGAAGAACTTTATAATCGTATTAATCGTCGCGTTGATGATATGATTCAGGAAGGTCTTGTTGATGAAGTGAACTCTTTATACAGTCAAGGTCTCGAGTCAGCTCAAAGTATGCAAGCAATAGGTTATAAGGAATTCCTCCCATACATAAATGGAGCCATAACTTTAAATGAAGCTATCGAAAACTTGAAATTACACTCAAGACGATATGCCAAACGGCAATTGACCTATTTTCGCAATAAGCTTGACGTAAACTGGTATATCATTTCTGAGGAAAATGTTTATAAAAAGTTTGAAGAAATTTTAGAGGAATTAGCAGGAAAGCTGCCATAA
- the mutL gene encoding DNA mismatch repair endonuclease MutL — protein MATIRQMPDTLANKIAAGEVVERPSSVVKELLENSIDAGSTWVKVELEEAGLSKIKIMDNGSGMTEDDCERSFLRHATSKIIDENDLFRVQTLGFRGEALASIAAVSRLTLKTSTGHEAGTRLYLEGGQLKEKDKSDARQGSEITVEELFFNTPARLKYMKTIHTELGHITDVLNRMALSHPEVRFECWHNEKRLFQTNGRGDVLQVIAQIYGMNTAKKMIPIEHETLDFTIRGYIAKPEVTRASRNYISTVINGRYIRNPSVNKAILQGYHTLLPIGRYPLVVLQINMDPVLVDVNVHPAKLEVRFSKEKELFDAVRDAVTKVFKQQTLIPEVDQSPQRTKVKDTSVQESFTLDSSVQDPSSSTATDENEHKIKPEHPLVRESDPTPSWLSQEADPDPIETAMTSSFYKQEGNGYKQEKSTQPIESSRVPVMYPIGQLHGTYILAQNENGLYIVDQHAAQERIKYEFFRDKLAVPEKEVQELLMPMTFEFTKSESILIENHLEDLAQVGLFLESFGDKTFIVRSHPQWFPKGHEQEVIQEMIDQVLNEQKVDVLTLREEAATLMSCKRSIKANHYLNDGDMGKLLEDLRLSTDPFTCPHGRPIIVHFSEYEMEKMFKRVM, from the coding sequence ATGGCAACCATCCGTCAAATGCCAGATACGTTGGCGAACAAAATAGCAGCCGGAGAAGTGGTCGAGCGCCCTTCATCAGTTGTGAAAGAACTACTAGAAAATAGTATAGATGCCGGCAGTACCTGGGTGAAAGTAGAGCTAGAAGAAGCTGGCCTTTCTAAAATTAAAATCATGGACAATGGAAGTGGTATGACTGAGGATGATTGCGAACGATCCTTCCTTCGCCATGCTACAAGTAAGATTATAGATGAAAATGATCTGTTTCGTGTTCAGACATTAGGGTTCCGTGGAGAAGCCCTCGCAAGTATTGCAGCTGTAAGTCGTTTAACATTAAAAACATCTACAGGACACGAAGCAGGAACACGTTTATATCTTGAAGGTGGACAATTAAAAGAAAAAGATAAAAGTGATGCCAGGCAAGGTTCTGAAATAACGGTTGAAGAATTATTCTTTAATACACCAGCTAGATTGAAATACATGAAGACAATTCATACAGAACTTGGCCATATTACAGATGTATTAAATCGAATGGCTTTGTCCCATCCTGAAGTTCGATTTGAATGCTGGCATAATGAAAAACGTTTGTTTCAAACCAATGGTCGTGGAGACGTATTACAGGTTATTGCTCAAATCTATGGCATGAATACAGCGAAAAAAATGATTCCCATTGAACATGAGACACTCGATTTTACAATCAGAGGTTATATTGCCAAGCCTGAAGTTACTCGTGCGTCTAGAAATTACATTTCGACAGTAATTAATGGACGATATATTCGCAATCCATCTGTCAACAAAGCTATTTTGCAGGGGTATCACACATTACTTCCTATAGGTCGTTATCCACTAGTAGTCTTGCAAATAAATATGGATCCAGTTCTTGTTGATGTCAATGTTCATCCGGCTAAATTAGAAGTAAGATTCAGTAAGGAAAAAGAATTATTTGATGCGGTGAGGGATGCTGTAACGAAAGTGTTTAAGCAACAAACGCTAATACCAGAAGTGGATCAATCACCACAACGAACCAAAGTAAAGGATACATCTGTCCAAGAGTCCTTTACATTAGATTCATCAGTACAGGACCCTTCATCTTCAACGGCAACAGACGAGAATGAACATAAAATAAAACCTGAACATCCATTAGTTCGAGAGTCTGATCCTACACCATCATGGTTGTCTCAGGAGGCAGACCCAGACCCTATTGAGACTGCCATGACATCTTCGTTTTATAAACAGGAAGGGAATGGCTATAAACAAGAGAAATCCACTCAACCTATTGAATCATCAAGAGTCCCTGTCATGTATCCGATAGGTCAATTGCATGGAACGTATATACTTGCTCAAAATGAGAATGGACTTTACATCGTGGATCAGCATGCTGCACAGGAACGTATTAAATATGAATTTTTCCGTGATAAATTGGCTGTTCCAGAAAAAGAGGTTCAGGAATTATTAATGCCGATGACATTCGAGTTTACAAAATCAGAGTCTATACTGATCGAAAATCACCTTGAGGATTTGGCGCAAGTTGGTTTGTTTCTTGAATCATTCGGAGATAAGACCTTCATTGTTCGCTCCCATCCACAATGGTTTCCTAAAGGGCATGAACAAGAAGTGATTCAGGAAATGATTGATCAAGTCTTAAATGAACAGAAAGTTGATGTATTAACTCTACGGGAAGAAGCGGCTACCCTTATGTCTTGTAAACGATCTATAAAAGCGAATCATTATTTAAATGATGGAGATATGGGGAAACTGTTAGAAGACTTACGACTGTCAACAGATCCTTTTACTTGCCCACATGGGCGGCCTATTATTGTTCACTTCTCAGAATATGAGATGGAAAAAATGTTTAAAAGAGTAATGTAG